A section of the Malus sylvestris chromosome 17, drMalSylv7.2, whole genome shotgun sequence genome encodes:
- the LOC126612089 gene encoding ATP-dependent 6-phosphofructokinase 6-like isoform X2, which translates to MAISDNGEPKIATGPCGYVLEDVPHLVDYIPDLPTYHNPLQDNPSYSVVKQYFVNADDTVAQKIVVHKDSPRGTHFRRSGPRQKVYFESSEVHACIVTCGGLCPGLNTVIREIVCGLNHMYGVKRILGIEGGYRGFYARNTIPLTPKVVNDIHKRGGTILGTSRGGHDTSKIVDSIQDRGINQVYILGGDGTQRGASVIFEEIRRRGLKVAVAGIPKTIDNDIPVIDKSFGFDTAVEEAQRAISAAHVEAGSIENGIGVVKLMGRYSGFIAMYATLASRDVDCCLIPESPFYLEGPGGLYEYIERRLKENGHMVIVIAEGAGQELLSESMNQQDASGNKLLQDVGLWLSQNIRDHFLKRRKMTINLKYIDPTYMIRAIPSNASDNVYCTLLAHSAIHGAMAGYTGFTVGPVNGRHAYIPFHRVTRGQNKVVITDRMWARLLSSTNQPSFLDLKEVEAKMKEETKAQLIVGENHTEATSASRPKE; encoded by the exons ATGGCAATTTCCGATAACGGCGAGCCCAAAATCGCCACCGGCCCCTGCGGCTACGTCCTCGAAGATGTTCCTCACTTAGTTGATTACATCCCCGATCTCCca ACTTATCACAATCCATTACAAGACAATCCTTCCTATTCGGTTGTCAA GCAGTATTTCGTCAATGCGGATGATACCGTTGCCCAAAAG attgttgtccacaaggataGTCCAAGGGGGACGCACTTTCGACGCTCTGGACCACGTCAGAAG GTgtattttgagtcaagtgaAGTGCACGCGTGTATCGTGACATGTGGTGGTCTATGTCCAGGACTGAATACAGTTATTAGAGAAATAGTATGCGGCCTGAACCACATGTATGGTGTCAAAAGAATTCTCGGAATAGAG GGTGGATACAGAGGGTTTTATGCCAGAAATACAATCCCCTTAACGCCAAAGGTTGTGAATGACATCCATAAACGTGGTGGCACCATCCTTGGGACATCACGAGGCGGGCATGATACCTCAAAGATTGTGGACAGCATCCAGGACAGAGGAATTAATCAG GTTTATATACTTGGGGGAGACGGAACTCAGAGAGGAGCTTCGGTGATTTTTGAG GAAATCAGGAGGCGTGGCCTCAAAGTAGCGGTGGCAGGAATTCCAAAAACCATCGATAATGACATTCCG GTTATAGACAAATCTTTTGGTTTTGACACTGCTGTTGAGGAGGCTCAGCGAGCCATTAGTGCAGCCCATGTTGAAGCAGGAAGCATTGAAAATGGTATTGGTGTCGTCAAGTTAATGGGCCGCTATAGTG GATTCATAGCAATGTATGCTACTCTTGCTAGCCGAGACGTGGACTGTTGTCTGATTCCAGAATCACCTTTCTATCTGGAAGGACCAGGTGGACTTTATGAATATATTGAAAGAAGACTGAAGGAGAATGGTCACATGGTTATAGTAATAGCCGAAGGTGCAGGACAAGAGCTTCTTTCTGAAAGCATGAACCAGCAGGATGCTTCCGGAAATAAGCTTCTCCAAGATGTTGGTCTGTGGTTATCGCAAAATATTAGG GATCACTTCTTGAAACGGAGAAAGATGACTATAAATCTCAAATACATAG ATCCCACTTACATGATCCGTGCAATTCCAAGCAATGCATCTGATAATGTATATTGCACCCTCCTTGCTCACAGTGCAATTCATGGTGCGATGGCTGGATACACGGGATTCACTGTCGGCCCTGTTAACGGAAGGCATGCTTACATTCCGTTCCAT CGGGTTACCCGGGGGCAGAACAAGGTTGTGATAACTGACAGAATGTGGGCACGGTTATTGTCATCGACCAATCAGCCGAGCTTCTTGGACCTCAAAGAGGTCGAAGCAAAGATGAAAGAGGAAACAAAAGCCCAACTGATTGTTGGGGAAAACCATACTGAAGCGACTTCAGCGTCTAGACCAAAGGAATAG
- the LOC126612089 gene encoding ATP-dependent 6-phosphofructokinase 6-like isoform X3, with translation MAISDNGEPKIATGPCGYVLEDVPHLVDYIPDLPTYHNPLQDNPSYSVVKQYFVNADDTVAQKIVVHKDSPRGTHFRRSGPRQKVYFESSEVHACIVTCGGLCPGLNTVIREIVCGLNHMYGVKRILGIEGGYRGFYARNTIPLTPKVVNDIHKRGGTILGTSRGGHDTSKIVDSIQDRGINQVYILGGDGTQRGASVIFEEIRRRGLKVAVAGIPKTIDNDIPVIDKSFGFDTAVEEAQRAISAAHVEAGSIENGIGVVKLMGRYSGFIAMYATLASRDVDCCLIPESPFYLEGPGGLYEYIERRLKENGHMVIVIAEGAGQELLSESMNQQDASGNKLLQDVGLWLSQNIRDHFLKRRKMTINLKYIDPTYMIRAIPSNASDNVYCTLLAHSAIHGAMAGYTGFTVGPVNGRHAYIPFHRVTRGQNKVVITDRMWARLLSSTNQPSFLDLKEVEAKKKEETEGQLIVGENHTEATSASRLKE, from the exons ATGGCAATTTCCGATAACGGCGAGCCCAAAATCGCCACCGGCCCCTGCGGCTACGTCCTCGAAGATGTTCCTCACTTAGTTGATTACATCCCCGATCTCCca ACTTATCACAATCCATTACAAGACAATCCTTCCTATTCGGTTGTCAA GCAGTATTTCGTCAATGCGGATGATACCGTTGCCCAAAAG attgttgtccacaaggataGTCCAAGGGGGACGCACTTTCGACGCTCTGGACCACGTCAGAAG GTgtattttgagtcaagtgaAGTGCACGCGTGTATCGTGACATGTGGTGGTCTATGTCCAGGACTGAATACAGTTATTAGAGAAATAGTATGCGGCCTGAACCACATGTATGGTGTCAAAAGAATTCTCGGAATAGAG GGTGGATACAGAGGGTTTTATGCCAGAAATACAATCCCCTTAACGCCAAAGGTTGTGAATGACATCCATAAACGTGGTGGCACCATCCTTGGGACATCACGAGGCGGGCATGATACCTCAAAGATTGTGGACAGCATCCAGGACAGAGGAATTAATCAG GTTTATATACTTGGGGGAGACGGAACTCAGAGAGGAGCTTCGGTGATTTTTGAG GAAATCAGGAGGCGTGGCCTCAAAGTAGCGGTGGCAGGAATTCCAAAAACCATCGATAATGACATTCCG GTTATAGACAAATCTTTTGGTTTTGACACTGCTGTTGAGGAGGCTCAGCGAGCCATTAGTGCAGCCCATGTTGAAGCAGGAAGCATTGAAAATGGTATTGGTGTCGTCAAGTTAATGGGCCGCTATAGTG GATTCATAGCAATGTATGCTACTCTTGCTAGCCGAGACGTGGACTGTTGTCTGATTCCAGAATCACCTTTCTATCTGGAAGGACCAGGTGGACTTTATGAATATATTGAAAGAAGACTGAAGGAGAATGGTCACATGGTTATAGTAATAGCCGAAGGTGCAGGACAAGAGCTTCTTTCTGAAAGCATGAACCAGCAGGATGCTTCCGGAAATAAGCTTCTCCAAGATGTTGGTCTGTGGTTATCGCAAAATATTAGG GATCACTTCTTGAAACGGAGAAAGATGACTATAAATCTCAAATACATAG ATCCCACTTACATGATCCGTGCAATTCCAAGCAATGCATCTGATAATGTATATTGCACCCTCCTTGCTCACAGTGCAATTCATGGTGCGATGGCTGGATACACGGGATTCACTGTCGGCCCTGTTAACGGAAGGCATGCTTACATTCCGTTCCAT CGGGTTACCCGGGGGCAGAACAAGGTTGTGATAACTGACAGAATGTGGGCACGGTTATTGTCATCGACCAATCAGCCGAGCTTCTTGGACCTCAAAGAG
- the LOC126612089 gene encoding ATP-dependent 6-phosphofructokinase 6-like isoform X1 gives MAISDNGEPKIATGPCGYVLEDVPHLVDYIPDLPTYHNPLQDNPSYSVVKQYFVNADDTVAQKIVVHKDSPRGTHFRRSGPRQKVYFESSEVHACIVTCGGLCPGLNTVIREIVCGLNHMYGVKRILGIEGGYRGFYARNTIPLTPKVVNDIHKRGGTILGTSRGGHDTSKIVDSIQDRGINQVYILGGDGTQRGASVIFEEIRRRGLKVAVAGIPKTIDNDIPVIDKSFGFDTAVEEAQRAISAAHVEAGSIENGIGVVKLMGRYSGFIAMYATLASRDVDCCLIPESPFYLEGPGGLYEYIERRLKENGHMVIVIAEGAGQELLSESMNQQDASGNKLLQDVGLWLSQNIRDHFLKRRKMTINLKYIDPTYMIRAIPSNASDNVYCTLLAHSAIHGAMAGYTGFTVGPVNGRHAYIPFHRVTRGQNKVVITDRMWARLLSSTNQPSFLDLKEVEAKKKKDTTKETKAQLMVGENLTEATSASRPKE, from the exons ATGGCAATTTCCGATAACGGCGAGCCCAAAATCGCCACCGGCCCCTGCGGCTACGTCCTCGAAGATGTTCCTCACTTAGTTGATTACATCCCCGATCTCCca ACTTATCACAATCCATTACAAGACAATCCTTCCTATTCGGTTGTCAA GCAGTATTTCGTCAATGCGGATGATACCGTTGCCCAAAAG attgttgtccacaaggataGTCCAAGGGGGACGCACTTTCGACGCTCTGGACCACGTCAGAAG GTgtattttgagtcaagtgaAGTGCACGCGTGTATCGTGACATGTGGTGGTCTATGTCCAGGACTGAATACAGTTATTAGAGAAATAGTATGCGGCCTGAACCACATGTATGGTGTCAAAAGAATTCTCGGAATAGAG GGTGGATACAGAGGGTTTTATGCCAGAAATACAATCCCCTTAACGCCAAAGGTTGTGAATGACATCCATAAACGTGGTGGCACCATCCTTGGGACATCACGAGGCGGGCATGATACCTCAAAGATTGTGGACAGCATCCAGGACAGAGGAATTAATCAG GTTTATATACTTGGGGGAGACGGAACTCAGAGAGGAGCTTCGGTGATTTTTGAG GAAATCAGGAGGCGTGGCCTCAAAGTAGCGGTGGCAGGAATTCCAAAAACCATCGATAATGACATTCCG GTTATAGACAAATCTTTTGGTTTTGACACTGCTGTTGAGGAGGCTCAGCGAGCCATTAGTGCAGCCCATGTTGAAGCAGGAAGCATTGAAAATGGTATTGGTGTCGTCAAGTTAATGGGCCGCTATAGTG GATTCATAGCAATGTATGCTACTCTTGCTAGCCGAGACGTGGACTGTTGTCTGATTCCAGAATCACCTTTCTATCTGGAAGGACCAGGTGGACTTTATGAATATATTGAAAGAAGACTGAAGGAGAATGGTCACATGGTTATAGTAATAGCCGAAGGTGCAGGACAAGAGCTTCTTTCTGAAAGCATGAACCAGCAGGATGCTTCCGGAAATAAGCTTCTCCAAGATGTTGGTCTGTGGTTATCGCAAAATATTAGG GATCACTTCTTGAAACGGAGAAAGATGACTATAAATCTCAAATACATAG ATCCCACTTACATGATCCGTGCAATTCCAAGCAATGCATCTGATAATGTATATTGCACCCTCCTTGCTCACAGTGCAATTCATGGTGCGATGGCTGGATACACGGGATTCACTGTCGGCCCTGTTAACGGAAGGCATGCTTACATTCCGTTCCAT CGGGTTACCCGGGGGCAGAACAAGGTTGTGATAACTGACAGAATGTGGGCACGGTTATTGTCATCGACCAATCAGCCGAGCTTCTTGGACCTCAAAGAG
- the LOC126612089 gene encoding ATP-dependent 6-phosphofructokinase 3-like isoform X6: MAISDNGEPKIATGPCGYVLEDVPHLVDYIPDLPTYHNPLQDNPSYSVVKQYFVNADDTVAQKIVVHKDSPRGTHFRRSGPRQKVYFESSEVHACIVTCGGLCPGLNTVIREIVCGLNHMYGVKRILGIEGGYRGFYARNTIPLTPKVVNDIHKRGGTILGTSRGGHDTSKIVDSIQDRGINQVYILGGDGTQRGASVIFEEIRRRGLKVAVAGIPKTIDNDIPVIDKSFGFDTAVEEAQRAISAAHVEAGSIENGIGVVKLMGRYSGFIAMYATLASRDVDCCLIPESPFYLEGPGGLYEYIERRLKENGHMVIVIAEGAGQELLSESMNQQDASGNKLLQDVGLWLSQNIRIPLT, from the exons ATGGCAATTTCCGATAACGGCGAGCCCAAAATCGCCACCGGCCCCTGCGGCTACGTCCTCGAAGATGTTCCTCACTTAGTTGATTACATCCCCGATCTCCca ACTTATCACAATCCATTACAAGACAATCCTTCCTATTCGGTTGTCAA GCAGTATTTCGTCAATGCGGATGATACCGTTGCCCAAAAG attgttgtccacaaggataGTCCAAGGGGGACGCACTTTCGACGCTCTGGACCACGTCAGAAG GTgtattttgagtcaagtgaAGTGCACGCGTGTATCGTGACATGTGGTGGTCTATGTCCAGGACTGAATACAGTTATTAGAGAAATAGTATGCGGCCTGAACCACATGTATGGTGTCAAAAGAATTCTCGGAATAGAG GGTGGATACAGAGGGTTTTATGCCAGAAATACAATCCCCTTAACGCCAAAGGTTGTGAATGACATCCATAAACGTGGTGGCACCATCCTTGGGACATCACGAGGCGGGCATGATACCTCAAAGATTGTGGACAGCATCCAGGACAGAGGAATTAATCAG GTTTATATACTTGGGGGAGACGGAACTCAGAGAGGAGCTTCGGTGATTTTTGAG GAAATCAGGAGGCGTGGCCTCAAAGTAGCGGTGGCAGGAATTCCAAAAACCATCGATAATGACATTCCG GTTATAGACAAATCTTTTGGTTTTGACACTGCTGTTGAGGAGGCTCAGCGAGCCATTAGTGCAGCCCATGTTGAAGCAGGAAGCATTGAAAATGGTATTGGTGTCGTCAAGTTAATGGGCCGCTATAGTG GATTCATAGCAATGTATGCTACTCTTGCTAGCCGAGACGTGGACTGTTGTCTGATTCCAGAATCACCTTTCTATCTGGAAGGACCAGGTGGACTTTATGAATATATTGAAAGAAGACTGAAGGAGAATGGTCACATGGTTATAGTAATAGCCGAAGGTGCAGGACAAGAGCTTCTTTCTGAAAGCATGAACCAGCAGGATGCTTCCGGAAATAAGCTTCTCCAAGATGTTGGTCTGTGGTTATCGCAAAATATTAGG ATCCCACTTACATGA